A stretch of the Candidatus Goldiibacteriota bacterium HGW-Goldbacteria-1 genome encodes the following:
- a CDS encoding DNA gyrase subunit A, translated as MEEEIKPGGRVIQAAIEDEIKTSYLDYSMSVIVGRALPDIRDGLKPVHRRVLYGMHDMGLYNNKSYRKSAKIVGEVMGNYHPHGDSSIYDTMVRMAQPFVFRMPLVDGQGNFGSVDGDPPAAMRYTEARLSKFAEELLKDLDKNTVDFVPNYDESTKEPTVLPVSFPHLLVNGSSGIAVGMATNIPPHNLAEVIDATVMVIENKNTKIEEIMGVIKGPDFPTGAFIIGKEGIKSAYNTGRGSIVMQSKIKIEESKKGKKQIIITELPYMVNKANLLENIANLVKDKKIEGITDLRDESDKDGTRAVIEISKNDNPEIILNQLYKHTQMRTTFGVIMLAIVDGRPRVLNIKEFLENFIIFRKQVIIRRLKFELDKAEKRAHILEGLKIALKYLDRVIKIIRGSSSTEEAKGKLIAAFNLSVMQAQAILDMRLQQLTNLEVEKLENEYKELLKLIEHLKSILASDKKILDLMKEELLEVRKKYSDDRRTQIIAKEKEMTMEDLIQEEDMVVTITHRGFIKRTPVSAYKAQKRGGRGIIAMETKEEDFIEDLFVSNTHEFLMFFTSKGRCHWLKVYEIPEGARQTRGKAIVNLIKLEENETVAAYVSVKSFDEDKYLIMSTESGLIKRSNLSLFGNPRSGGIIAIGLNDDDKLIDTKIASEKDEIFIATMDGMAIRTKVKQFREIGRTGMGVRGINLNKKDKVVSMTILAIDKKDSTLLTVTEKGFGKRTKISEYREQSRGGKGLISIKVTDKTGEVVSIKLVEDANELMIITNKGTLIRTKIKDIKTIGRNTQGVRLIKLKDAEKVSAVARVAEEEEESQE; from the coding sequence ATGGAAGAAGAGATAAAACCGGGCGGAAGAGTAATTCAGGCCGCTATAGAAGATGAAATAAAAACATCGTATCTTGATTATTCAATGAGCGTTATCGTGGGAAGGGCTCTTCCTGACATACGTGACGGTTTAAAACCGGTTCACAGAAGGGTCCTGTATGGAATGCACGATATGGGGCTTTATAATAATAAATCTTATAGAAAATCCGCGAAGATAGTCGGAGAAGTAATGGGTAATTACCATCCTCACGGAGACTCCTCTATTTACGATACCATGGTAAGGATGGCGCAGCCATTTGTATTCAGAATGCCCCTTGTGGACGGACAGGGTAACTTTGGTTCGGTGGACGGTGACCCGCCCGCCGCTATGCGTTATACAGAAGCGCGCTTAAGTAAATTCGCGGAAGAACTTTTAAAAGACCTTGATAAAAACACAGTTGATTTTGTACCCAACTATGATGAATCCACAAAAGAACCCACAGTACTGCCGGTATCTTTCCCGCACCTTTTAGTAAACGGTTCTTCCGGTATTGCCGTAGGTATGGCTACCAATATTCCGCCGCATAATCTTGCTGAAGTTATTGATGCAACGGTAATGGTCATAGAAAATAAAAATACAAAGATAGAAGAAATTATGGGCGTAATAAAAGGCCCTGATTTTCCGACAGGTGCTTTCATAATAGGCAAGGAAGGAATAAAATCGGCATACAATACGGGCAGGGGCTCTATTGTAATGCAGTCAAAGATAAAAATTGAAGAAAGCAAAAAAGGCAAAAAACAGATAATAATAACAGAACTGCCTTATATGGTTAACAAAGCCAATCTGCTTGAAAACATAGCCAACCTTGTAAAAGACAAAAAAATTGAAGGTATTACGGATTTAAGGGACGAATCGGACAAAGACGGCACAAGGGCCGTAATAGAAATTTCCAAAAATGATAATCCTGAAATAATATTAAATCAGCTTTATAAACACACGCAGATGAGGACCACGTTTGGCGTAATAATGCTTGCAATTGTAGACGGCAGGCCGCGGGTTCTTAACATAAAAGAATTCCTTGAAAATTTCATTATATTCAGAAAACAGGTAATAATAAGAAGGTTGAAATTTGAACTTGATAAGGCAGAAAAGCGCGCCCATATTCTGGAAGGGTTAAAAATAGCGTTAAAGTATCTTGACAGGGTTATAAAGATAATCAGGGGTTCTTCCAGCACAGAAGAAGCAAAGGGCAAGCTTATAGCGGCTTTTAATCTTTCTGTTATGCAGGCACAGGCAATTCTGGACATGAGGCTGCAGCAGCTTACCAACCTTGAAGTTGAAAAACTGGAAAATGAATATAAAGAACTTTTAAAACTTATAGAACATTTAAAATCAATCCTTGCCAGCGATAAGAAAATTCTTGATTTGATGAAAGAAGAACTTCTTGAAGTCCGCAAAAAATATTCGGACGACAGAAGGACACAGATAATTGCCAAAGAAAAAGAGATGACAATGGAAGACCTTATTCAGGAAGAGGATATGGTTGTCACCATAACCCACCGCGGCTTTATTAAAAGGACTCCCGTGTCCGCTTACAAAGCGCAAAAACGCGGCGGCCGCGGCATAATAGCCATGGAAACAAAAGAAGAGGATTTCATAGAAGATCTTTTTGTTTCCAACACGCACGAATTTTTAATGTTCTTTACCTCCAAAGGGCGCTGCCACTGGCTTAAGGTATATGAAATACCCGAAGGCGCAAGGCAGACCAGGGGCAAAGCGATTGTCAACCTTATTAAGCTTGAAGAAAATGAAACTGTGGCGGCTTATGTCTCTGTCAAATCATTTGATGAAGATAAATATCTGATAATGTCCACGGAATCCGGGCTTATTAAAAGGTCAAACTTATCGCTGTTTGGAAATCCAAGAAGCGGCGGCATCATAGCAATAGGGCTTAATGATGATGACAAGCTGATTGATACCAAAATAGCGTCAGAAAAAGATGAAATTTTTATCGCCACAATGGACGGCATGGCGATACGCACAAAGGTAAAACAGTTCAGGGAGATAGGCCGCACAGGAATGGGTGTCCGCGGAATTAACCTGAATAAAAAAGATAAAGTGGTAAGCATGACAATTCTTGCCATTGATAAAAAAGATTCCACCCTTTTAACCGTGACTGAAAAAGGATTCGGCAAGCGCACAAAAATTTCAGAATACAGGGAACAAAGCCGCGGCGGAAAAGGGCTTATAAGCATAAAGGTGACCGATAAAACAGGCGAAGTAGTTTCCATAAAACTTGTGGAAGACGCCAATGAGCTTATGATAATTACGAATAAAGGCACCCTTATAAGGACAAAAATTAAAGATATTAAGACCATAGGCAGAAACACGCAGGGCGTAAGGTTAATTAAACTTAAAGACGCGGAAAAAGTAAGCGCTGTGGCAAGGGTTGCTGAAGAAGAGGAAGAATCACAGGAATAA
- the gyrB gene encoding DNA topoisomerase (ATP-hydrolyzing) subunit B: MAKNDKKDKKSAKKEEIKPDKNIKAEKETQADKPKDVNKQDASAGDYTADKITVLEGLEAVRKRPAMYIGSTSAAGLHHLVYEVVDNSIDEAMAGYCDSINVLIHVDNSITVTDNGRGIPVEIHKQMKKSALEVVLTVLHAGGKFDHNSYKVSGGLHGVGVSCVNALSEWLEVEVRRDGKVYTQSYARGVPQAPVKQIGTAKKTGTKVVFKPDAKIFDTLVYSYEILATRLRELAFLNKGITITIMDERADEPKEEVFKFEGGISEFVKHMNKNKEVINKKPIYVEGEKDNTIIEVALQYNEGYSENIFSFVNNIRTTEGGTHLSGFKTALTRAASTHARKNNLIKKDNFTIQGDDVREGLYAVVSVKVQDPQFEGQTKAKLGNSDVEGIVNSLVYEKLVSYFEENPGEAKKIIGKAVSAAEAREAARKARDLARRKSTLDSAGLPGKLADCSESEPALCELYLVEGDSAGGSAKMARDRRTQAILPLKGKILNVEKARIDKVLSNDEIRTMITAIGAGIGKDNFDVTKARYHKLIIMTDADVDGAHISTLILTFLFRQAMPLLESGYVYIAQPPLYKIKKGKSERYLKDDKEMNEFLSTEGTKELKLVLLSRKGKDKEIKEADLKEILGYVIDLEHMIPRLKKTGCSLQSFLLSREKWKKIPMFEIGHKGKTEYADNEKEAVELIKDLLPKVGSKITFDDIVEIIKKNKETSYMIDLRDRAELRTIDEIMKKLEHHGLDAEGLFEEEMESVSKEKDSKKENVLPIFKAVDDSEETLLFNIGELADYIKARAKKGLHIQRYKGLGEMNPEQLWETTMDPKTRTLKQVTMENVAKADELFTILMGDEVAPRREFIETHALEVKNLDI; this comes from the coding sequence ATGGCAAAGAATGATAAAAAAGATAAAAAATCCGCAAAAAAAGAGGAAATAAAACCGGATAAAAATATCAAAGCTGAAAAAGAAACACAGGCTGATAAACCAAAAGATGTGAATAAACAGGATGCTTCAGCCGGCGACTATACAGCTGATAAAATAACCGTTTTAGAGGGGCTTGAAGCTGTAAGAAAAAGGCCTGCCATGTATATAGGAAGCACATCAGCAGCCGGGCTTCACCATTTGGTATATGAAGTTGTGGATAATTCCATAGATGAAGCTATGGCGGGCTACTGCGACAGCATTAATGTACTTATCCATGTGGATAACAGTATCACTGTCACGGATAACGGCAGGGGTATACCTGTTGAAATTCATAAACAGATGAAAAAATCCGCCCTTGAAGTTGTTTTAACTGTGCTTCACGCGGGAGGTAAATTTGACCATAATTCATACAAAGTTTCCGGCGGCCTTCACGGGGTGGGTGTTTCCTGCGTAAACGCGCTGTCTGAATGGCTTGAAGTTGAAGTCAGAAGGGACGGTAAAGTTTATACGCAAAGCTACGCGCGGGGCGTTCCTCAGGCTCCCGTAAAACAGATAGGCACAGCCAAAAAAACAGGAACAAAAGTGGTTTTTAAACCCGACGCGAAAATATTTGACACGCTTGTGTACAGTTATGAAATACTTGCCACAAGGTTAAGGGAACTTGCGTTTTTAAACAAAGGTATCACAATTACCATAATGGATGAACGCGCCGATGAACCAAAAGAGGAAGTTTTTAAATTTGAAGGCGGTATATCAGAATTTGTAAAGCACATGAACAAGAATAAGGAAGTTATTAATAAAAAACCCATTTATGTTGAAGGCGAAAAAGATAATACCATAATAGAAGTGGCGCTGCAGTATAACGAAGGATATTCGGAAAATATCTTTTCCTTTGTAAATAATATCAGGACCACAGAAGGCGGGACACACCTTTCCGGTTTTAAAACTGCGCTTACAAGGGCTGCGTCCACGCATGCCAGAAAAAATAACCTTATAAAAAAAGATAATTTTACCATTCAGGGAGACGATGTCCGTGAAGGGCTGTATGCCGTAGTAAGCGTTAAGGTACAGGACCCTCAGTTTGAAGGGCAGACAAAGGCAAAACTGGGAAATTCAGATGTTGAAGGAATTGTAAACTCGCTTGTATATGAAAAACTTGTGTCTTATTTTGAAGAAAATCCGGGGGAAGCAAAAAAAATAATAGGAAAGGCCGTTTCAGCCGCAGAAGCGCGCGAAGCCGCAAGAAAAGCGCGCGACCTTGCCAGAAGAAAAAGCACTCTGGATTCCGCGGGGCTTCCGGGAAAACTTGCGGACTGTTCCGAATCAGAGCCTGCATTGTGTGAACTGTACCTGGTAGAGGGAGATTCCGCCGGCGGTTCAGCAAAAATGGCAAGGGACAGAAGGACACAGGCAATACTTCCCCTTAAAGGTAAAATTCTTAACGTGGAAAAAGCGCGTATTGATAAGGTGCTTTCAAATGATGAAATAAGGACAATGATAACCGCAATAGGCGCGGGGATAGGAAAGGATAATTTTGACGTCACAAAAGCCCGCTATCACAAGCTTATAATAATGACCGATGCCGACGTTGACGGCGCGCATATTTCCACCCTTATTCTGACTTTTCTGTTCAGGCAGGCAATGCCGCTTTTAGAATCGGGTTATGTATATATAGCCCAGCCGCCGCTTTATAAAATAAAAAAAGGCAAGTCAGAGCGTTATCTTAAAGATGATAAAGAAATGAATGAATTTCTTTCAACAGAAGGTACAAAAGAGCTTAAACTTGTATTGTTAAGCAGGAAAGGAAAAGATAAGGAAATAAAAGAAGCTGACCTTAAAGAAATTCTTGGGTATGTCATAGATTTAGAACATATGATACCCCGTTTAAAGAAAACCGGATGCAGCCTGCAGAGTTTTCTTTTATCGCGAGAAAAATGGAAAAAAATACCCATGTTTGAAATCGGCCATAAAGGGAAGACAGAATATGCTGATAATGAAAAAGAAGCGGTGGAGCTGATTAAAGACCTGCTGCCAAAAGTGGGTTCAAAGATAACTTTTGATGACATTGTGGAAATAATCAAAAAGAACAAGGAAACTTCGTATATGATAGACCTGCGCGACAGGGCGGAACTAAGGACAATTGACGAGATTATGAAAAAACTTGAACATCACGGGCTTGACGCAGAAGGCCTGTTTGAAGAAGAAATGGAATCTGTATCAAAAGAAAAGGACTCGAAAAAGGAAAACGTTCTGCCTATATTTAAAGCGGTGGATGATTCTGAAGAAACGCTTCTCTTTAACATCGGGGAACTTGCGGATTATATAAAGGCAAGGGCAAAAAAAGGCCTTCACATACAAAGGTATAAAGGTCTTGGAGAAATGAACCCTGAACAGCTTTGGGAAACCACCATGGATCCAAAGACAAGGACTTTAAAACAGGTTACGATGGAAAATGTGGCCAAAGCGGACGAGCTTTTTACAATTTTAATGGGTGATGAAGTGGCGCCAAGAAGGGAATTTATTGAAACCCACGCGCTTGAAGTAAAGAACCTTGATATTTAA
- a CDS encoding beta-phosphoglucomutase family hydrolase produces MELKAVIFDVDGVIIDTAPLHHKSWETVLKRDYNMKFTFADFKNKIDGMPRAKGVKALLPMADDKEVERICAEKQKFFEIYLKKNGVKIFKSTVNLIIQLKKEGIKVAMASSSKNARPILEKEGIFKYFDIDAEGALAIKGKPHPDIFLRAAKKLKVKPAECAVFEDAQIGIDAANAAGMISIGVTREHELKKTCLNVKNMKQINVNKIKELF; encoded by the coding sequence ATGGAATTAAAAGCGGTAATTTTTGATGTGGACGGGGTTATAATTGACACAGCGCCTCTTCATCACAAATCCTGGGAAACGGTTCTAAAGAGGGATTATAATATGAAATTTACATTTGCGGATTTTAAAAATAAGATAGACGGTATGCCGCGGGCAAAAGGGGTAAAAGCGCTTCTGCCTATGGCTGATGATAAAGAAGTGGAACGCATATGCGCGGAAAAACAGAAATTCTTTGAAATATATCTTAAAAAAAACGGGGTAAAAATTTTTAAAAGCACCGTAAACCTTATAATTCAACTTAAAAAAGAAGGAATAAAAGTGGCAATGGCAAGTTCAAGTAAAAATGCCAGGCCGATTCTTGAAAAAGAAGGTATCTTTAAATATTTTGACATAGACGCGGAAGGGGCGCTTGCAATAAAAGGAAAGCCGCACCCGGATATTTTTTTAAGGGCTGCAAAAAAGCTTAAAGTAAAACCGGCTGAATGTGCTGTTTTTGAAGATGCCCAGATAGGTATTGACGCCGCTAACGCGGCAGGAATGATAAGCATAGGCGTAACAAGGGAGCACGAGCTTAAAAAAACATGCCTTAACGTAAAAAATATGAAACAGATAAACGTAAATAAAATAAAGGAGTTATTTTAA
- the dnaN gene encoding DNA polymerase III subunit beta, whose protein sequence is MKIKTNKEEILNSLQVAQYFIASGSTLPLLSNILFEADGDYLNLTATDMDISAKIKCKVENIKEEGKTTIPRKIITLIKEFEDGADITIESDKNDNISLKCKKAAYKMPGLPAEDFPALQLDEKKLESVNISQALLKEILDNIQYAALKDTSKRNLNGVFIKFEGNKIEAVATDAHRLAYYKAETKSPVKGKLDYIIPLKTINEVSRVLNPSDETEITLNFYEKVIEFIFPNMEIVSRVIDENYPNYSQVIPKDFNMKALIKKEELASSIRRAAVISSDKSKIVLFKFENNKLYINVSTADEGEAFEEIDITYDGEPIEVSYNAVYIMDFLKANESENIEIKLISSMNPGVMKAEGKENLTYVIMPIRK, encoded by the coding sequence ATGAAAATTAAGACTAATAAAGAAGAAATTTTAAACTCGCTGCAGGTTGCACAATACTTTATAGCTTCCGGTTCCACATTACCCCTTCTTTCCAATATCCTTTTTGAAGCTGACGGGGATTATTTAAATCTTACTGCTACAGATATGGATATAAGCGCTAAAATTAAATGTAAGGTGGAAAATATTAAAGAAGAGGGAAAAACCACTATTCCAAGAAAGATAATAACCCTTATTAAAGAATTTGAAGATGGCGCGGATATTACAATAGAATCAGATAAAAATGATAATATAAGTTTAAAATGTAAAAAAGCCGCGTATAAAATGCCGGGATTGCCTGCTGAAGATTTTCCCGCGCTGCAGCTTGATGAAAAGAAACTTGAAAGTGTTAATATTTCACAGGCTCTGTTAAAAGAAATACTTGATAATATCCAGTACGCCGCTTTAAAAGATACATCAAAGAGAAATTTAAACGGGGTATTTATAAAATTTGAAGGCAATAAAATAGAAGCTGTGGCAACAGACGCGCACAGGCTTGCTTATTATAAAGCCGAAACAAAATCACCTGTAAAAGGCAAACTGGATTATATAATTCCGCTGAAAACTATTAACGAAGTATCCAGGGTTTTAAACCCGTCAGATGAAACAGAAATTACTTTGAATTTTTATGAAAAGGTTATTGAATTTATTTTTCCCAATATGGAAATTGTGTCCAGGGTAATTGATGAAAATTATCCCAATTACTCGCAGGTAATTCCCAAAGATTTCAATATGAAAGCGCTTATTAAAAAAGAAGAACTTGCATCATCCATCAGAAGGGCTGCTGTTATTTCAAGCGATAAATCCAAGATAGTGCTTTTTAAATTTGAAAATAACAAACTATACATTAATGTTTCCACCGCGGATGAAGGCGAAGCGTTTGAAGAAATTGACATTACTTATGACGGCGAGCCTATAGAAGTTTCTTACAATGCTGTCTATATAATGGATTTTTTAAAAGCCAATGAATCGGAAAATATTGAAATAAAACTTATCAGCTCCATGAATCCGGGAGTAATGAAGGCCGAAGGCAAAGAAAATCTTACTTATGTGATAATGCCCATAAGAAAGTAA
- a CDS encoding glycosyl transferase, whose protein sequence is MSQDLVKEILLSVIIPVYNEERTLEELVDRVMNVQLEGVTKQVVIVDDKSTDATHSILEKINLKYPQIEIIYKEKNEGKGAALKTGFALAKGDYTIIQDADLEYDPEDYKVIIDSFKHKEVDVVYGSRFLGRHRAFLFMNLIANKILNLVTNILYNTTLTDMETCYKMFKTELIQSLEIKSKGFEIEPEITAKMLKKQARIYEVPISFYGRSYNEGKKIKAIDGFKAIWALIKYRFVD, encoded by the coding sequence ATGAGTCAGGATTTGGTAAAAGAGATATTACTTTCTGTAATTATACCGGTTTATAATGAAGAACGCACCCTGGAAGAGCTTGTGGACAGGGTAATGAACGTGCAGCTTGAAGGGGTAACTAAACAGGTTGTAATAGTTGACGACAAGTCCACGGATGCCACCCATTCAATACTTGAAAAAATAAATTTAAAATATCCGCAGATTGAAATAATTTACAAAGAAAAAAATGAAGGCAAAGGTGCGGCTTTAAAAACGGGTTTTGCCCTTGCAAAGGGCGATTATACCATTATTCAGGACGCAGACCTTGAATATGACCCTGAAGATTATAAAGTGATAATTGATTCTTTTAAGCATAAAGAAGTTGATGTGGTATATGGTTCAAGGTTTCTTGGAAGGCACAGGGCTTTTTTATTCATGAACCTTATAGCAAATAAAATACTTAATCTTGTCACCAATATACTTTATAACACCACCCTTACGGACATGGAAACCTGTTATAAGATGTTCAAGACAGAACTTATACAGTCACTAGAGATAAAATCAAAGGGTTTTGAAATAGAGCCGGAAATAACCGCTAAAATGCTGAAAAAACAGGCAAGAATATATGAAGTGCCTATAAGTTTTTATGGAAGAAGTTATAATGAAGGAAAAAAAATAAAAGCCATAGATGGTTTTAAAGCAATCTGGGCGCTTATCAAATACAGGTTTGTGGATTAA